The Diaphorobacter ruginosibacter genome contains a region encoding:
- a CDS encoding LytR/AlgR family response regulator transcription factor has product MNDLLAPPLALIAEDEPLLAQHLGQMLRKAWPELTLCDVAEDGIQAVQSALARRPDILFFDIRMPGQTGLEAAAELVDAWPEDTPFPALVFVTAYDQYAIEAFEAQAMDYLLKPVTAARLLHTVNRLRQWWTQRQARDAGAALQLALRQLQQLQPLMRTPLASGSPAGPTSPAPQPLQWVQASVGNTIHMVAVNDIVYLEAADKYVRVLTATQEFLIRTPLKELLVQLDPVQFWQVHRGTVVRAAGIASARRDETGRLTVALRERPETLAVSRLYAQQFKSM; this is encoded by the coding sequence GTGAATGACCTCCTGGCGCCACCCCTTGCGCTGATTGCGGAAGACGAACCCCTGCTCGCGCAACACCTCGGGCAGATGCTGCGGAAGGCGTGGCCTGAACTGACCCTGTGCGACGTGGCGGAAGACGGCATCCAGGCAGTCCAGAGCGCCCTCGCCCGGCGGCCCGACATCCTCTTCTTCGACATCCGCATGCCCGGCCAGACAGGGCTGGAGGCAGCCGCCGAACTGGTCGATGCATGGCCCGAAGATACGCCGTTTCCCGCGCTGGTCTTCGTCACCGCATACGATCAGTACGCGATCGAGGCCTTCGAGGCCCAGGCCATGGACTACCTGCTCAAGCCGGTGACCGCCGCGCGCCTGCTGCACACCGTGAACCGCCTTCGGCAATGGTGGACACAGCGCCAGGCGCGCGATGCAGGAGCGGCACTGCAGCTCGCATTGCGCCAATTGCAGCAGCTTCAGCCGCTCATGCGAACGCCGCTGGCATCCGGTTCGCCCGCAGGGCCCACCTCGCCTGCTCCCCAGCCGTTGCAGTGGGTGCAGGCCAGCGTGGGCAACACGATTCACATGGTGGCGGTGAACGACATCGTCTACCTCGAAGCGGCCGACAAGTACGTGCGCGTGCTCACCGCCACACAGGAGTTCCTGATCCGCACGCCGTTGAAGGAACTGCTCGTGCAGCTTGACCCCGTGCAGTTCTGGCAGGTGCATCGCGGCACGGTGGTGCGGGCTGCCGGCATCGCCAGCGCGCGTCGCGACGAGACCGGCCGGCTCACGGTCGCCCTGCGCGAACGCCCCGAAACGCTGGCGGTAAGCCGCCTCTACGCGCAGCAGTTCAAGTCAATGTGA
- a CDS encoding ABC transporter ATP-binding protein yields MPSHATQPVVSIDGLHFGFAAGPELSCPAHAWAAGLHLVQGDEGVGKTALLCTLAGDIPPRAGKVHSRAADVFWQHPRASLSEAQQQSTCREWVARRALQHANWSEKDFERHVRGFELDEHLHKPLLALSSGSLRKLWMATAWASGAALTLIDEPFAALDKGSVRYVEDTLNEFTAQDQRERHGSAGRCVIVAHWDAMQHVDWDDAFTLT; encoded by the coding sequence TCGTCTCCATTGACGGCCTGCACTTCGGCTTTGCCGCCGGTCCGGAACTGTCGTGCCCGGCGCACGCCTGGGCCGCAGGGCTGCATCTGGTGCAGGGCGACGAGGGTGTCGGCAAGACGGCGCTCCTGTGTACCCTGGCGGGCGACATTCCACCGCGTGCGGGCAAGGTCCACAGCCGCGCTGCCGATGTGTTCTGGCAGCATCCGCGCGCCAGCCTGAGCGAGGCGCAGCAGCAAAGCACGTGCCGCGAATGGGTGGCCCGGCGTGCCCTGCAGCATGCGAACTGGAGCGAGAAGGATTTCGAGCGCCATGTGCGGGGCTTCGAGCTGGACGAGCATCTGCACAAGCCGCTGCTCGCATTGTCCTCGGGTTCGCTGCGCAAGCTCTGGATGGCGACCGCCTGGGCGAGCGGGGCGGCACTGACGCTGATCGACGAGCCCTTCGCGGCGCTCGACAAGGGCTCCGTGCGCTACGTGGAAGACACGCTCAACGAATTCACGGCACAAGACCAGCGCGAGCGCCATGGCTCGGCTGGCCGCTGCGTGATCGTCGCGCACTGGGACGCCATGCAGCACGTCGATTGGGACGATGCCTTCACATTGACTTGA